Below is a genomic region from Raphanus sativus cultivar WK10039 chromosome 4, ASM80110v3, whole genome shotgun sequence.
CTCCTCCTTAACAAAAGCATTATCGTTAATGTTAATGTGAATACTGGTGTGTGGAGTACTGTGTGAAACCATTGCCTATTTCTTACCTTAACATGTAGAATCTTTGTTGCAGGTGTTCTACCAAAGTATTTCAGCTCGGAATGGTCATTTGCACAGTTCCATGTATCAGAAGTCACGCAATTCTTCGCAGCATTTGGCAGTCACAACACGGTTGCTATCACCGGCATGGATGGAAGGTATGATAAACCTTTTCTGAATATTCACTTTGTTACCGCTAATCTTAAAACAGAGCAATGTCACTATTATCACCCTCACATCTCTGCTCAGTACTCACACTCTTGTTTTATTTGGGCTCACAGTTTCTACAGATGCAGCTTTGATCCTGTGAATGGAGGAGAGATGGTGCAGCTAGAATATATCCACTTTCTAAAGACGGAGAACGGACCGAGATAAGTCAAATTCGTTGCTTCGACCACTCGTCTAAGCCTCTGTACATAACCATGTCTATGTAAGTAGATTTGGTGAGACACTGCAATAAGATTTGATTcattgaatatttgctacttcGAGTGAAAGACCCGCACTATTGATTGGGACTATGTACATAGCTACAGCTACATATCAAGATTCATACATAGCTACAATGTTTCAGATAATCTCAGTGCAAAATCAGATGATGTAAAGTTTAATACATAGTTtctttataatacattaatcaTGAATGAACGTAGCACTGTTCTGTTAATACATACAAACAAATTTTGATTACAAGCTCACACTAGAAAGAAAAACACTAAAGTAAaccaatcaaatcaaatcagaaAATCCCAACCACCTCAAACTAGCGATCATGCCAAAACTCAAAATGTGCTTTTCTGCCTAAAACTATGCAGCAAACACTTCATGAATTTTTTCATCATTAGCTCAATCGTCTGGCCCAACCAGAGTGACCTGCGTAATGCAAAAGGGGTTGCTCATAATAGAACTTTCGGCTGTAATcttcagagaaaaaaaaaatattggattTGGTTAGATAGATTGACTCACATTGCAATCATATGCGTATTTCCGGGAGAGAACAATGGCTGCATTACGCTCTTGCTCTGACTCGAAAGTTAGCAAGAAACTCAGACCCTTTCTTGGCTGCCAGAACAATGCCTTTGCAGGAACATTTGCATTGTCTCTCGCTCCACACAACTGATAAAGAAAATGATACCAAACcatttaaaaacttttaagAAAGAGGCAGAGAGTGAATAAATGCAACAGCCACAGGCTCTAGATTTTACCTGCATGGAGTTTGAATATATTTCTCTGGCCTTTGTGATCCATCCTCGTGCCAGCTTTATCCTCGTCTTTCCAACAGTAAAAACGTGGGACCTTGACGCATGCTCTTGCCCATTCATCTGTGATATAACCACCTGAAATGAAGTGCACAAATATGTCAAGTTATGTTAGTAGTAGTAAGAACTCGAAAACTTTGTAACCATACGGTGAATTCACTGTTGGATCTGCGCAGGAGTGATTCAACACGTGATTGCAAGCCAGCAGCTGTATAAATAATGATCACAAATTAGCCATTATATTTATGTTGATTACTCCATTATAATATGCATGAGTATTCTTGTAACACCAACCAGCATTAATCGGACCATCGGTTGTAACAGTGAACTTATGACCGTTAGAAAGGATGTCTGCTTGTATTACCCGCCCTACATCATACGGTTCTGGAGCATATACCGATCGGTTGGCCCCTGAGATGGACAACATGAAACTTCTAAATCCAACAAAGCTAGCACTCAATTAAATATGTGACTGCCAATACCAGAGATAGCTTCTCTTCGACTAGACTCCGATGCTGCACGGTACCACTGGACTGAACATTTGGAAACTTCTAAAGCACTACTATCTGAGGAGGCACATATTCTTAGGCACGAGCCAAGACTTTGTGCACCATCCATAACATAAGGACATGACTTGGACCCTTCCACTCTCTTGATTCTTGTTATCTATGTAAGAACAAGGATTGAGTGAAACAAGGtctagtaatatatatatatacacatatatatataccaaaatgTATACCTCTCTTTGAAGTTTAACTGAGTATGCAGACTTTTCTTGAATTTGATTCTTTAAATCACAAAGCTCATGTTTCATGCCCATTACCTAAATTATAAAGCATTCAGTTTATAACACTTTAAATGTGACCAAGTAATTCAGATCATGTAAGTTAGTTGAATATTTGGATTTATAATGTCAgaaagttgagtagtttgacctTGGTTGGTTGATGCATCAGTCTGATTCGTCTAGCCTCTTGAACTTCCTCAAGTAGTTTCTCCACATTCTGTTGTAATGTAACATAACTTTGATTCAAAACCCTAGTCCTTTACTCTTagaacaaaacatatatctaGAAGAAGATTAGTCTTAATCTTAAACTTGATACATACCGGTCCTTGATCTTGAGAAGCTTTAGAACAAagctcattttcttcaaatgctCCTCCAAGTCTCATCACAAGAGCCCTTGCACTCTCGATTTCAGCACAAGCAAATGACCTTTCCTGGTTCACTAACTTCTTAGCATCTTCTGAAGCCTGAGAAACACAATGAATCAGCCTTGGTTTGACTGTTGAACAAAGTATAACCAACCTAGAAGAGAACTGAGTCTACATCAAAATCTATGTACCTGCTTGAGTAAGCTTGCTAGTTTCTTCACTTCAAACCTTTCTTGAATTAGCCCACCTTCATGTTGAGTTAACTTAACGGCTAGAGACTCAACCTACAATACAACAAGTGTTCTAAATATCAAGCATACACAGAaacaatttttctaaaattaaaaaaattggtacATGCACTTAAATAACTCTATAGAAAACGCTAAATTATCGTCTAACAATTTTTtgaatattgacaaaaaaaaaacaaactgttTACACTCGGCAAAAAAGACTATTGAGTTTATGAGTAAATAATAGTAAGAGAAGCTAGTAACCATGGAGATAGCTTTTTCTACTGAGTCTTTGTTACGCCCATCCATACGACCTCTCATGGCTTCTAAAGCATCTCTAAGTTTCTTTAGCGTAACATGTCCTTCCAATGAAGTCACCTCATTCAACTTTGCCTACACAATATATTCCAGACACATTCAGAAACAGAACCACATCAAGAAAAGACTACAAGGAGCTATAATAAATGATGAAAACCTCTTCAACTAGTTTAGCAGCTGCAGCTAAGTTCTTGTCGAACTTGCAAGCGAGGTCACGAACTGAAAGACGCTTGTACTGCTCTGACAAGTCTCCCGTCTCTTTGCCGACGACATCTTTAACAGATGGAcctttttcatcttcttcaggcTCATCGATGATCTGATCATCAGGTCCTAACTTGTATGATGGGAAGCGATTGGAAGCAAAGCTCACATCTGCTGAGATTGGTTCAACTACTAAAGCTTCAGACACACTCTTTGCTTTCATTTCAGGACATACTTTAGTCATTGTCAGAATCTTATCTGCTGACAACAAGAAAACAGGATTAAAGTCTTTGGTCTTGTTCAAAAcatgttaaaaagaaaacagagagaagaaggagacaCCTTTGGTGTTGTTGTGATTCTTCTTGAGTCTCTCTTCCCAGAAACAGCTCGCTTGACTGAACATCATGTCTttttctatttctctctttctttcacgCCATCATCGTTTACAGAGTGCACAaacgttttttaaaaaataattagacaACTCTCTGGTCCGCTTCTTGTTCGTTGGAAAGCGACGACGCGCTGTCTTTTTTCGCGTGAAAACTCACGCGCCGTCAGGTCCCTGTGTGTGCATCGCTGTTATGGGTCCCCACTCACTTCCTTCTAGGCTAATTGGGCCTTTTCTTCTTAATTTCTTTGTCTGATGGCTCTAGCCTCTAACTATGACTCTTTctctttgtttattttattttgttaaactaaataatattattttctttgtatatCTAATTATGTCAAGCTTTCATATGACACTTCAATtgtattactccctccgttttatattataagtagttttagcaaaaaaaaattgtttca
It encodes:
- the LOC108848346 gene encoding stomatal closure-related actin-binding protein 2, with product MMFSQASCFWEERLKKNHNNTKDKILTMTKVCPEMKAKSVSEALVVEPISADVSFASNRFPSYKLGPDDQIIDEPEEDEKGPSVKDVVGKETGDLSEQYKRLSVRDLACKFDKNLAAAAKLVEEAKLNEVTSLEGHVTLKKLRDALEAMRGRMDGRNKDSVEKAISMVESLAVKLTQHEGGLIQERFEVKKLASLLKQASEDAKKLVNQERSFACAEIESARALVMRLGGAFEENELCSKASQDQGPNVEKLLEEVQEARRIRLMHQPTKVMGMKHELCDLKNQIQEKSAYSVKLQREITRIKRVEGSKSCPYVMDGAQSLGSCLRICASSDSSALEVSKCSVQWYRAASESSRREAISGANRSVYAPEPYDVGRVIQADILSNGHKFTVTTDGPINAAAGLQSRVESLLRRSNSEFTVVISQMNGQEHASRSHVFTVGKTRIKLARGWITKAREIYSNSMQLCGARDNANVPAKALFWQPRKGLSFLLTFESEQERNAAIVLSRKYAYDCNVTLVGPDD